From Bacillus basilensis, a single genomic window includes:
- a CDS encoding GGDEF domain-containing protein codes for MNILHFLLENTVFQNVLQDLQLNVLYIENGCTHQQTIENIHPKCMFIANSFEEGELLFQRTKPHIVIMYVTDFSQIKYIKNMYNPQGTFIVIWDQHITSKFAEVLTLGIRNIVIAPVTPQMVLEEVNKSLYQLSLVRQVSLQQELLQTMFDFQNDLLFIVEDDEIVDCNTNFLEFFGYENLFAYREQHLVFAEHFIRENGYYSTTHDITWLDDTLSYDRRIKMTNYEGEVSTFLLRATPLPEDLSRFIVKCTEITELDEIYQEQERLAMIDSLTEIYNRLKFQQILEAEWDNAMRNNENIALILFDIDNFKTVNDTYGHDFGDLALIQLAELMKSKVEQQHVFARWGGEEFIILVTNTVEKEAFQVAESLRFFIETKQFSGISKLTASFGVALYEQGITREELMQRADIALYEAKKNGKNQVCVYRKEKK; via the coding sequence ATGAACATACTACATTTTTTATTAGAGAATACGGTTTTCCAAAATGTATTACAAGATCTTCAGTTAAATGTCCTTTATATAGAAAATGGATGCACACATCAACAAACGATAGAAAATATCCATCCAAAATGTATGTTTATAGCAAATAGTTTCGAAGAAGGAGAATTATTGTTTCAGAGGACTAAACCACATATTGTAATTATGTATGTAACAGATTTTTCTCAAATAAAATATATAAAGAATATGTATAATCCACAGGGTACATTTATTGTCATTTGGGATCAACATATAACAAGCAAGTTTGCAGAAGTGCTGACGTTAGGAATACGTAATATTGTAATAGCCCCTGTGACTCCACAAATGGTGTTAGAGGAAGTGAATAAGAGTTTGTATCAGCTTTCTTTAGTACGGCAAGTAAGTTTGCAACAAGAACTACTTCAAACGATGTTTGATTTTCAAAATGATCTATTATTTATAGTAGAAGATGATGAGATTGTTGATTGTAATACAAATTTTTTAGAGTTTTTTGGATATGAAAATTTGTTTGCCTATCGTGAGCAACATTTAGTATTTGCTGAACATTTCATTAGAGAAAATGGATACTATTCAACAACTCATGATATAACATGGTTAGATGATACATTATCATATGATAGAAGAATTAAGATGACCAATTATGAAGGGGAAGTGTCAACTTTTTTATTGCGTGCGACACCATTGCCAGAAGATTTATCAAGATTTATTGTGAAGTGTACAGAGATTACAGAATTAGATGAAATCTATCAAGAACAAGAAAGGCTTGCTATGATAGATTCGTTAACAGAGATTTATAATCGTTTGAAATTCCAACAAATACTAGAGGCAGAATGGGATAATGCGATGCGTAATAATGAAAACATAGCACTTATTTTATTTGATATAGATAATTTTAAAACAGTAAATGACACGTATGGCCATGATTTTGGTGACTTAGCATTAATTCAGCTTGCAGAGCTTATGAAATCTAAAGTGGAGCAGCAACATGTGTTTGCAAGGTGGGGAGGAGAAGAATTTATTATTTTAGTAACTAATACAGTAGAAAAAGAAGCATTTCAGGTTGCGGAATCATTACGATTTTTCATTGAAACAAAGCAATTCTCAGGAATTTCAAAATTAACAGCGAGTTTTGGAGTTGCATTATATGAACAAGGAATTACAAGAGAAGAATTAATGCAACGAGCGGATATTGCATTATATGAAGCGAAAAAAAATGGGAAAAATCAAGTGTGTGTATATAGAAAAGAAAAAAAGTGA
- a CDS encoding nitroreductase family protein, protein MTNDNFFNVLYERTSTRAFNPEKEISSTELHEILKGAAQAPSAWNLQHWKFLVFQGEDVQKRLHPIAYNQQQILDASAVVAILGDLEAYKNVEPVYGPIVEQGFMKEEAKERLAKNIESAYAREQFPRDAAFSNASLAAMQLMLAAKATGWDTCAIGGFNPQALTEEFNVSSRYVPIMLITIGESTLKGHPAPRMSVEQVSEWAK, encoded by the coding sequence ATGACAAACGACAACTTTTTTAATGTTCTATACGAACGCACATCTACACGTGCATTCAACCCAGAGAAAGAAATTTCATCTACAGAGTTACACGAGATTTTAAAGGGAGCTGCTCAAGCACCTTCTGCTTGGAACTTACAGCACTGGAAATTCCTCGTATTCCAAGGTGAAGATGTACAGAAACGATTGCATCCAATTGCTTATAACCAGCAACAAATACTTGATGCTTCAGCTGTAGTCGCTATTTTAGGTGATTTAGAAGCTTATAAAAACGTTGAACCAGTTTATGGTCCAATTGTAGAACAAGGATTTATGAAAGAAGAAGCAAAAGAGCGCTTAGCTAAAAATATTGAGTCTGCATATGCTCGTGAACAATTCCCAAGAGATGCAGCCTTTTCAAATGCATCTTTAGCAGCAATGCAACTTATGCTTGCGGCTAAAGCAACTGGCTGGGATACTTGTGCTATTGGTGGTTTCAACCCACAAGCACTTACAGAAGAATTCAATGTTTCATCTCGTTACGTACCAATTATGCTTATTACAATTGGTGAATCAACTTTAAAAGGTCATCCTGCACCTCGAATGAGCGTAGAACAAGTGAGTGAATGGGCAAAATAA
- a CDS encoding DUF3915 family protein, with product MFGSFGCCDNFRDCHHHERECRHHEKEKEKEVVRPQQPAVCNVLASISVGTELSLLSIRGNGTFNNVIFEGFANGVALFSALARNNNDKDNKDNDKDDKHNQNRNTFTGILRVCPTDIVAIAI from the coding sequence ATGTTTGGATCATTTGGATGCTGTGATAACTTTAGAGACTGTCATCATCATGAAAGAGAGTGCAGACATCATGAGAAAGAGAAAGAGAAAGAAGTAGTTAGACCACAACAACCAGCTGTATGTAACGTACTTGCTAGCATTTCAGTTGGAACAGAACTTTCTCTTTTAAGCATTAGAGGTAATGGCACTTTCAACAATGTAATTTTTGAAGGTTTCGCTAACGGTGTTGCTCTTTTCTCTGCTTTAGCTCGTAATAACAATGATAAAGACAATAAAGATAACGACAAAGATGATAAGCACAATCAAAACCGAAATACTTTTACTGGTATTTTACGTGTATGCCCAACTGATATCGTTGCTATCGCTATCTAA
- the ptsP gene encoding phosphoenolpyruvate--protein phosphotransferase, which translates to MTLNIQGIAASSGIAIAKAFRLENPEFNIEKKSITNEAAEIARLEAALEKAKTELEAIKDHAFAELGADKAAIFEAHLLVLNDPELVNPVKDKVNGEKVNAEFAMDEVASMFISMFENMDNEYMKERAADIRDVTKRVLAHLLGVNFSNPGTISEEVIIIAEDLTPSDTAQLNRKYAKGFTTDIGGRTSHSAIMARSMEIPAVVGTKVVMEKIQDGDIVIIDGLDGEVIVNPSEETLRSFEEKKAKFEEQKTEWAKLKDQATVTSDGHHVELVANIGTPNDVQGIIDNGGEGVGLYRTEFLYMGRDNLPTEEEQFEAYKAVLEGVKEGQPVVVRTLDIGGDKELPYLHLPKEMNPFLGYRAIRLCLDEQDVFRTQLRALLRASVYGNLKIMFPMIATLDEFRQAKAILLEEKAKLVEAGTTVSDSIEVGMMVEIPASAVLADQFAKEVDFFSIGTNDLIQYTMAADRMNEQVSYLYQPYNPSILRLVKMVIDAAHKEGKWAGMCGEMAGDSLAIPLLLGLGLDEFSMSATSILPARTQLSKLSKAEMETLAEKALMMSTAEEVVELVKSI; encoded by the coding sequence ATGACTCTTAACATTCAAGGGATCGCTGCATCAAGTGGGATTGCTATTGCAAAGGCTTTCAGACTTGAAAATCCTGAATTTAACATTGAAAAGAAATCAATTACAAACGAAGCTGCAGAAATTGCACGCTTAGAAGCTGCGCTTGAGAAAGCAAAAACTGAATTAGAAGCTATTAAGGATCACGCTTTTGCTGAGCTAGGTGCTGATAAAGCTGCGATCTTTGAAGCACATTTATTAGTGTTAAATGATCCAGAATTAGTAAACCCAGTAAAAGATAAAGTAAATGGCGAAAAAGTAAATGCTGAATTTGCAATGGATGAAGTTGCATCAATGTTTATTTCTATGTTTGAAAACATGGATAACGAATATATGAAAGAACGTGCTGCGGACATTCGTGACGTAACAAAGCGTGTTCTTGCACATTTACTAGGCGTTAACTTCTCAAATCCTGGTACAATTTCTGAAGAAGTAATCATCATTGCTGAAGATTTAACACCATCTGATACAGCTCAGTTAAACCGTAAGTATGCAAAAGGTTTCACTACTGATATCGGTGGACGTACATCTCACTCTGCAATTATGGCTCGCTCTATGGAAATTCCAGCTGTTGTTGGTACGAAAGTTGTTATGGAGAAAATCCAAGACGGCGATATCGTAATCATCGACGGTTTAGATGGAGAAGTAATTGTGAATCCATCAGAAGAAACTCTTCGCTCGTTTGAAGAAAAGAAAGCGAAATTTGAAGAGCAAAAAACTGAATGGGCAAAATTAAAAGACCAAGCTACTGTAACAAGTGACGGACATCACGTTGAGCTTGTTGCAAATATCGGAACACCAAATGATGTACAAGGTATTATCGATAATGGCGGAGAAGGCGTTGGTTTATACCGTACAGAATTCTTATACATGGGCCGTGACAATCTTCCAACAGAAGAAGAGCAGTTCGAAGCGTATAAAGCAGTTCTTGAAGGTGTAAAAGAAGGTCAACCTGTTGTTGTTCGTACACTTGACATCGGTGGAGATAAAGAGCTTCCATACTTACATTTACCAAAAGAAATGAACCCATTCTTAGGATACCGCGCAATTCGCTTATGTCTTGATGAGCAAGATGTGTTCCGTACACAACTTCGTGCATTACTTCGTGCTAGCGTATACGGTAACTTAAAAATTATGTTCCCAATGATTGCAACTCTTGATGAGTTCCGTCAAGCGAAAGCGATCTTATTAGAAGAGAAAGCGAAACTTGTAGAAGCGGGTACAACTGTTTCTGATTCTATTGAAGTTGGTATGATGGTTGAAATCCCAGCTTCAGCAGTATTAGCAGATCAATTCGCGAAAGAAGTTGATTTCTTCTCTATCGGAACGAATGACTTAATTCAATACACAATGGCTGCAGACCGTATGAACGAACAAGTATCATACTTATACCAACCGTATAACCCATCTATTTTACGTCTTGTAAAAATGGTTATCGATGCTGCTCATAAAGAAGGCAAATGGGCTGGTATGTGTGGTGAGATGGCGGGAGATTCACTTGCTATCCCATTATTATTAGGATTAGGTTTAGATGAGTTCAGTATGAGTGCAACATCTATTCTTCCTGCAAGAACACAACTAAGCAAGTTGTCAAAAGCAGAAATGGAAACATTAGCAGAAAAAGCATTAATGATGTCAACTGCTGAAGAAGTTGTTGAACTAGTTAAAAGCATATAA
- the ptsH gene encoding phosphocarrier protein HPr, translating into MEKIFKVTSDSGIHARPATLLVNTASKFGSDINLEYNGKNVNLKSIMGVMSLGIQQNAEIKITANGDDAAQALAAIEETMKNEGLGE; encoded by the coding sequence ATGGAAAAAATCTTTAAAGTAACTAGCGACTCAGGAATTCATGCTCGTCCAGCAACTCTACTTGTAAACACTGCAAGCAAATTTGGTTCTGACATTAACTTGGAGTATAACGGAAAAAACGTTAACTTAAAATCAATCATGGGCGTTATGTCTTTAGGCATTCAACAAAACGCAGAAATTAAAATCACTGCAAATGGTGATGATGCAGCTCAAGCACTAGCAGCTATCGAAGAAACTATGAAAAACGAAGGATTAGGAGAATAA
- the ptsG gene encoding PTS glucose transporter subunit IIABC — MFKKIFGVLQKVGKALMLPVAILPAAGILLGFGNAFQNPQLTNVIPALKADWFVMVAKIMEQSGDIIFANLALLFAVGVAIGLAGGDGVAGLAAFVGYLIMNKTMSVFLEVDKLVKVTSSGADPVKIGFTDPAYANVLGIPTLQTGVFGGIIVGIVAAYCYNKYFNIELPSYLGFFAGKRFVPIATATFSLVVGIIMCFVWPYIQGGLNTFSHQMIDANRTLAAFIFGLIERSLIPFGLHHIFYSPFWFEFGQYTNAAGELIRGDQKIFMAQLKDGVELTAGTFTTGKYPFMMFGLPAAALAMYHEARPENKKLAAGILGSAALTSFLTGITEPLEFSFLFVAPVLFGIHAVFAGLSFMTMQILGVKIGMTFSGGLIDFMLFGVLPGRTAWWWVIIVGLVLAVIYYFGFRFAIRKWDLKTPGREVANANDGAGKAEAGELPREVLVALGGKENIASLDACITRLRVQVNEQKNVNKDRLKELGAAGVLEVGNNIQAIFGPKSDTLKSQIHDIMSGRTPHVEKEEPVKVEEAPQQVDANETIVSPIEGKILSITEVPDQVFSGKMMGDGFAIEPTEGTVVSPVNGEIVNVFPTKHAIGIQSEGGKEILIHFGIDTVKLNGEGFEALVAQGDKVKQGQPLLKVDLAFVKENAPSIITPIVFTNLQQGQQVELKKDGNVKKGENAIIDIQ, encoded by the coding sequence ATGTTTAAGAAGATCTTTGGTGTTCTTCAAAAAGTCGGAAAAGCGTTAATGCTTCCAGTTGCGATTTTACCGGCAGCAGGTATTTTACTTGGATTTGGTAATGCATTTCAAAATCCACAGTTAACAAATGTTATTCCTGCATTAAAAGCAGATTGGTTCGTAATGGTAGCAAAAATTATGGAACAATCTGGTGATATTATTTTCGCTAACCTTGCATTATTATTCGCAGTTGGGGTAGCAATTGGTTTAGCTGGTGGAGATGGAGTAGCTGGTTTAGCAGCATTCGTCGGTTACTTAATTATGAACAAAACGATGAGTGTGTTCTTAGAAGTAGATAAGCTAGTGAAAGTAACAAGTTCTGGAGCAGATCCAGTGAAAATTGGATTTACAGATCCAGCATATGCAAACGTATTAGGAATTCCAACACTACAAACTGGAGTGTTTGGTGGTATTATCGTCGGTATAGTAGCGGCATATTGCTATAATAAATACTTCAACATTGAATTACCATCATACTTAGGTTTCTTCGCAGGTAAGCGTTTCGTACCGATCGCAACTGCAACATTCTCTTTAGTAGTAGGTATTATCATGTGCTTCGTTTGGCCATACATTCAAGGTGGCTTAAATACGTTCTCACATCAAATGATTGATGCGAATAGAACATTAGCAGCATTCATATTCGGTTTAATTGAACGTTCATTAATTCCATTTGGATTACATCACATTTTCTATTCACCATTCTGGTTCGAATTTGGTCAGTATACAAATGCAGCTGGTGAATTAATCCGTGGTGACCAAAAAATCTTTATGGCACAGTTAAAAGACGGTGTAGAATTAACAGCAGGTACATTTACAACTGGTAAGTATCCGTTTATGATGTTCGGTCTTCCAGCAGCAGCTTTAGCAATGTATCATGAAGCACGTCCAGAAAATAAAAAATTAGCAGCTGGTATTTTAGGTTCTGCTGCATTAACATCTTTCTTAACAGGTATTACAGAGCCACTTGAATTTTCATTCTTATTCGTAGCACCAGTACTATTCGGAATTCACGCCGTATTCGCTGGTCTATCATTTATGACAATGCAAATTTTAGGTGTTAAAATTGGTATGACATTCTCTGGTGGTTTAATTGACTTTATGTTATTCGGTGTACTACCAGGCCGTACAGCATGGTGGTGGGTAATTATTGTTGGTCTTGTGCTAGCAGTTATTTACTACTTCGGATTCCGCTTTGCAATCCGTAAATGGGATTTAAAAACACCTGGTCGTGAAGTAGCAAATGCTAATGACGGTGCAGGTAAAGCAGAAGCTGGTGAACTTCCTCGTGAAGTATTAGTAGCACTTGGTGGTAAAGAAAACATTGCTTCTTTAGACGCTTGTATTACTCGTTTACGTGTTCAAGTTAACGAACAAAAGAATGTAAACAAAGATCGCTTAAAAGAGCTTGGAGCAGCTGGTGTACTTGAAGTTGGAAATAACATTCAAGCTATTTTTGGACCGAAATCTGACACATTAAAATCACAAATTCATGATATTATGTCAGGTCGTACACCTCATGTTGAAAAAGAAGAGCCTGTAAAAGTAGAAGAAGCTCCTCAGCAAGTTGATGCAAACGAAACAATCGTTTCACCAATTGAAGGGAAAATCTTATCGATTACAGAAGTACCTGATCAAGTATTCTCAGGAAAAATGATGGGAGACGGATTTGCAATCGAGCCAACAGAAGGAACAGTAGTTTCTCCAGTTAATGGTGAAATCGTCAACGTATTCCCTACAAAGCATGCGATTGGTATTCAATCTGAAGGCGGAAAAGAAATTTTAATCCACTTTGGTATTGATACTGTAAAATTAAATGGTGAAGGTTTTGAAGCACTTGTAGCACAAGGCGACAAAGTGAAACAAGGACAACCATTATTAAAAGTAGATCTTGCATTTGTAAAAGAAAATGCACCATCTATCATTACACCAATTGTCTTTACAAATTTACAACAAGGGCAACAAGTCGAATTGAAAAAAGATGGAAATGTTAAGAAGGGCGAAAACGCAATTATTGACATTCAGTAG
- the glcT gene encoding glucose PTS transporter transcription antiterminator GlcT has protein sequence MSNYLEIKKVLNNNVIIASHPEHEEVVVIGKGIGFGKKAKDVLEQEQIEKMFVLKNERDREQYKLLVPHVSEKLIELMNDIMFYIQEKAKSPLNEHIHIALTDHISFAIKRLKQGLTIDNPFLVETKMLYPEEYEIAEGVVDLLNSRLQITLPEGEVGFIALHIYSSLTNSDLSSVNQNSRLIAQLVSLIETNLQITLDQESIHYLRLIRHLQYAIERVKKGEKVEESQSFAELLKAEYPVCYNLAWKLVKVMQKELQLPVYEAESIYLTMHLQRLVKAEHV, from the coding sequence ATGAGTAATTATCTAGAAATTAAAAAAGTTTTAAATAATAATGTCATCATTGCTAGCCATCCTGAACACGAGGAAGTAGTAGTGATTGGTAAAGGGATTGGATTTGGAAAGAAAGCGAAAGATGTATTGGAGCAAGAACAAATTGAAAAAATGTTTGTTTTAAAAAATGAACGTGATCGTGAACAATACAAACTGTTAGTGCCGCATGTGAGCGAAAAATTAATTGAATTAATGAATGATATTATGTTCTATATTCAAGAAAAAGCAAAATCACCATTGAATGAACATATTCATATCGCTTTAACAGATCATATTTCTTTTGCAATTAAGCGATTAAAACAAGGACTTACAATTGATAATCCTTTTTTAGTTGAAACGAAAATGCTCTATCCAGAAGAATATGAAATTGCTGAAGGTGTCGTAGATCTTTTAAATTCTCGTTTGCAAATTACATTGCCAGAGGGAGAAGTTGGTTTTATTGCACTCCATATTTACAGTTCACTTACAAATTCAGATCTATCTTCAGTTAATCAAAACTCCCGTCTCATTGCACAGCTTGTATCTTTAATTGAGACAAACTTACAAATTACATTAGACCAAGAAAGTATCCACTATTTACGCCTTATCCGTCATTTGCAATATGCTATTGAACGGGTGAAAAAAGGGGAGAAAGTAGAGGAATCGCAAAGTTTTGCTGAGTTATTAAAGGCGGAATATCCTGTCTGCTATAATTTAGCTTGGAAGCTAGTTAAGGTCATGCAAAAAGAATTACAACTTCCTGTTTATGAAGCAGAGAGCATATATTTAACGATGCACCTGCAGCGCTTAGTGAAAGCAGAGCATGTGTAA
- a CDS encoding Cof-type HAD-IIB family hydrolase codes for MIKMFVSDIDGTMMQHGGLIDEQDVAALRSLAEQNVILCFASGRLDNEIADLMKAVTTNFHRISVNGVFVYTDENKQLLSATFDSSILPELLDMTNEEPYFRYVSDEHNYYIEEKTPFIHELEQQVTMTSVEEPNLLQKIDDTIFPNKISVGGTKESLQLLQKKIDEKFHGKVSTFISAEQCLDVMPPNISKGSAISVLLKEFQIQPEEIACIGDSYNDIPMFSLTPHSFAMSQADDAVKEHAHYVVNTVKDAVNHVIAHNKNTTHSF; via the coding sequence ATGATTAAAATGTTTGTAAGTGATATCGATGGTACAATGATGCAACACGGAGGTCTCATTGATGAGCAGGATGTTGCGGCACTGCGCAGTCTTGCTGAGCAAAATGTTATTCTTTGTTTCGCCTCTGGACGACTTGATAATGAAATCGCAGACTTAATGAAAGCTGTAACTACAAATTTCCATCGTATTAGTGTTAATGGTGTTTTCGTATATACAGATGAAAATAAGCAACTCTTATCTGCAACTTTTGATTCCAGCATTCTTCCTGAATTGTTAGATATGACGAATGAAGAGCCTTATTTTCGTTATGTAAGTGATGAACATAATTACTATATTGAAGAAAAAACACCTTTTATTCACGAACTGGAACAACAAGTAACAATGACTTCTGTTGAAGAACCAAATTTATTACAGAAAATAGATGATACAATTTTTCCAAATAAAATCTCTGTCGGTGGAACAAAGGAGAGCTTACAACTCCTTCAGAAAAAAATTGATGAAAAGTTCCACGGAAAAGTTAGTACTTTCATTTCAGCAGAACAATGTTTAGATGTAATGCCACCGAATATTAGTAAAGGTTCTGCTATTTCTGTTTTATTAAAAGAGTTTCAAATACAACCAGAGGAAATTGCTTGCATAGGGGATTCTTATAATGATATTCCAATGTTTTCTTTAACTCCTCACAGTTTTGCTATGTCGCAAGCAGATGACGCAGTAAAAGAACACGCTCATTATGTAGTAAATACGGTTAAAGATGCTGTTAACCACGTAATTGCTCATAATAAAAATACGACTCACTCCTTTTAA
- the phnF gene encoding phosphonate metabolism transcriptional regulator PhnF produces MNIDKYSPFPIYYQIQEWVKQLIEDGEWKPGDKIPSENELCDKFEVSRMTIRQAINNLVEQGYLYRKRGIGTFVQLPKVEQKLQGMTGFTEDMISRGMNPSSQLLSFRLVPATAKIADRLRIQEGESVYEVRRIRLADDEPIAFETTYLSPALVKDINEEILQQSLYEHLEKKLGFKLVSATQSIEASIATDNEAEHLHIPKKAPVLVMRQWSYSEGEVPLEYVKCIYRGDRYKFITNIARNK; encoded by the coding sequence ATGAACATCGACAAGTATTCACCATTTCCGATCTATTATCAGATTCAAGAGTGGGTGAAACAGCTAATTGAGGACGGCGAATGGAAGCCGGGAGATAAAATCCCATCTGAGAATGAACTTTGCGATAAGTTCGAAGTGAGTCGTATGACAATCAGACAGGCGATTAATAATTTAGTGGAACAAGGTTATTTATATCGAAAGCGTGGAATCGGTACGTTTGTCCAACTTCCGAAAGTGGAACAAAAATTGCAAGGAATGACGGGATTCACAGAAGATATGATTTCTCGTGGGATGAACCCAAGTAGTCAATTACTTAGTTTCCGCCTAGTTCCAGCTACTGCGAAAATAGCAGACCGGTTGAGAATACAGGAGGGAGAGTCGGTTTATGAAGTGAGGCGTATTCGCTTAGCTGATGATGAACCGATTGCTTTTGAGACGACATATTTGTCGCCAGCTCTTGTAAAAGATATTAACGAAGAAATATTGCAACAATCTTTATATGAACATTTAGAGAAAAAACTGGGCTTTAAACTTGTTAGCGCTACTCAATCAATTGAAGCTTCAATTGCAACGGATAATGAAGCTGAACATCTGCATATTCCTAAAAAGGCGCCAGTGCTTGTAATGCGTCAATGGTCATATTCAGAAGGGGAAGTACCGTTAGAGTATGTGAAATGTATTTATCGCGGGGATCGTTATAAGTTTATTACAAACATCGCACGTAACAAATAA
- the nagB gene encoding glucosamine-6-phosphate deaminase — protein MNILVVKTPEELAEAGYKLIEEVVKTKENPVLGMATGSSPLGIYAEMRKNKLDTSRVTTVNLDEYVNLPHEDKNSYHYFMQEQLFDHLPFKQTYVPNGMASDLEEECKRYEGILAANPVDLQILGIGENGHIGFNEPGTPFNSPTNIVELTESTRQANLRFFEKEEDVPTHAITMGIGSIMKAKQVLLVAMGSKKAEALKELLQGEYSEACPATVLQRHPNVTVIADQEALSLCSEAIADEHRQVFTISDLLSDSRVGETAN, from the coding sequence ATGAATATTCTTGTTGTAAAAACTCCAGAAGAACTAGCAGAAGCAGGTTATAAATTAATTGAAGAAGTTGTAAAAACAAAAGAAAATCCAGTGTTAGGAATGGCTACAGGAAGCTCTCCATTAGGTATTTATGCAGAAATGCGAAAAAATAAACTTGATACAAGCCGTGTAACCACTGTAAACTTAGATGAGTACGTAAATTTACCACATGAAGATAAAAACAGCTATCACTATTTCATGCAAGAACAGTTGTTTGATCATCTTCCATTTAAACAAACTTATGTACCAAACGGGATGGCAAGTGATTTAGAGGAAGAGTGCAAACGTTACGAGGGCATTCTAGCTGCTAACCCAGTTGACCTACAGATTCTTGGAATCGGTGAAAACGGTCACATCGGATTTAACGAGCCAGGAACACCGTTTAATTCTCCAACAAACATTGTTGAATTAACAGAATCTACACGCCAAGCAAACCTTCGCTTCTTCGAAAAAGAAGAAGATGTGCCAACTCATGCGATTACAATGGGAATTGGAAGCATTATGAAAGCGAAACAAGTTCTACTTGTTGCTATGGGTTCTAAAAAGGCAGAAGCTCTTAAAGAATTATTGCAAGGTGAGTATAGTGAAGCGTGTCCTGCTACAGTTTTACAACGTCATCCGAATGTAACCGTAATTGCTGATCAAGAAGCTCTATCTTTATGCAGTGAGGCGATTGCTGATGAACATCGACAAGTATTCACCATTTCCGATCTATTATCAGATTCAAGAGTGGGTGAAACAGCTAATTGA
- the nagA gene encoding N-acetylglucosamine-6-phosphate deacetylase yields the protein MKTQVVINAKIYTGQEVVENGFIRYAETIKEIGLMAQYVSQENEAVLDAAGKIVIPGMIDVHIHGGYDIDAMDANSDGLVTLGKEMLKEGVTTYFPTTMTQAPEAIEAALHAAKEAKEKGAHFEYIHLEGPYVSKKRAGAQPLEHIVPANIEQFKQWQEASGNLIKLVTYAPEEEGALEFEQYLAETGVVGTMGHTDAIDAQLKNRNITHATHLYNQMRGLHHREPGVVGHVLLNPDVMVEVITDGIHIHPDMVKLAYKLKGPKKVSVITDAMRAKGLENGLYELGGQPVHVKDGSARLEDGTLAGSILKMDQAFRNVIEFTGCSIEDAVLMTSVNQAEEFGLNNKGALAVGKDADFVVMNEDLHVYDTVRLGIHMKEGK from the coding sequence ATGAAAACGCAAGTTGTCATCAATGCCAAAATTTATACAGGTCAAGAAGTAGTGGAAAACGGATTTATTCGTTACGCAGAAACAATTAAAGAAATTGGTTTGATGGCTCAATATGTATCACAAGAAAATGAAGCGGTTTTAGATGCGGCAGGGAAAATTGTGATTCCAGGTATGATTGATGTTCATATTCATGGTGGATACGATATTGATGCGATGGATGCAAATAGCGATGGGTTAGTAACTCTAGGTAAAGAAATGTTAAAAGAAGGAGTTACAACTTACTTCCCAACAACAATGACACAAGCTCCAGAAGCAATCGAAGCAGCACTACATGCTGCGAAGGAAGCGAAAGAAAAAGGAGCACATTTCGAATACATTCACTTAGAAGGACCGTATGTTTCAAAAAAACGTGCAGGTGCACAACCACTTGAACATATTGTTCCTGCGAATATTGAACAATTTAAACAATGGCAGGAAGCAAGCGGAAATTTAATTAAATTAGTAACATATGCACCTGAAGAAGAAGGTGCATTAGAGTTTGAGCAGTATCTTGCTGAAACTGGTGTTGTTGGCACAATGGGACATACCGATGCAATTGATGCGCAACTAAAAAATAGAAACATTACACATGCAACGCATTTATACAATCAAATGCGTGGATTACATCACCGTGAACCAGGAGTTGTGGGTCATGTGTTATTAAATCCAGATGTAATGGTTGAGGTAATTACAGATGGTATTCACATTCACCCCGATATGGTGAAATTAGCATATAAATTAAAAGGACCGAAAAAAGTAAGTGTTATTACTGACGCAATGCGTGCAAAAGGTCTTGAAAATGGATTATATGAGCTTGGCGGACAGCCAGTACATGTAAAAGATGGTAGTGCTCGATTAGAAGATGGAACATTAGCTGGTAGTATTCTAAAAATGGATCAAGCTTTCCGAAATGTAATTGAATTTACAGGTTGTTCAATCGAAGATGCAGTATTAATGACATCAGTGAACCAAGCAGAAGAGTTTGGATTAAATAATAAAGGTGCATTAGCGGTAGGAAAAGATGCAGACTTTGTTGTGATGAATGAAGATTTACATGTATATGATACGGTTCGTTTAGGAATTCATATGAAGGAAGGGAAGTAA